One part of the Ziziphus jujuba cultivar Dongzao chromosome 2, ASM3175591v1 genome encodes these proteins:
- the LOC107417655 gene encoding ethanolamine-phosphate cytidylyltransferase — MMEYESNSWIWDGMYNFPHLFGGLMLTAALLGFSTSYFGGIGVPHLPYLWSDLGIFHKKRREKRRIRVYMDGCFDLMHYGHANALRQAKALGDELIVGVVSDEEIIANKGPPVLSMQERRALVSGLKWVDEVIPNAPYEITEQFMNRLFNEHKIDYIIHGDDPCLLPDGTDAYALAKRVGRYKQIKRTEGVSSTDIVGRILSSMRDRNASEDQHDRPLNGDPHKESQPKGARSSQFLPTSRRIVQFSNGMGPGPNARVVYIDGAFDLFHAGHVEILKRARQLGDFLLVGVHNDQTVSEHRGQHYPIMHVHERSLSVLACRYVDEVIIGAPWEVTKDMITTFNISLVVHGTISENNFSSSSESDPYSVPKSMGIFKLLDSPSNITTTAVAQRIVANHDAYVKRNAKKAASEKKYYAEKKYVSGD, encoded by the exons ATGATGGAGTACGAGAGTAATAGTTGGATTTGGGATGGGATGTACAACTTCCCACATCTGTTTGGTGGTCTAATGCTCACGGCTGCTTTGCTTGGTTTTTCTACGAGCTACTTTGGCGGAATAGGGGTTCCTCATTTGCCATATCTGTGGTCAGATTTaggaattttccataagaaGAGACGTGAGAAGAGGCGGATTCGGGTTTACATGGATGGTTGTTTCGATCTCATGCATTATGGTCATGCCAATGCCTTGAGGCAAGCTAAGGCTTTGGGAGATGAGTTGATTGTGGGGGTTGTCAGTGATGAGGAGATCATTGCCAATAAGGGTCCACCTGTTCTATCCATGCAAGAGAG GCGGGCACTTGTTAGTGGGTTGAAATGGGTGGATGAAGTCATACCCAATGCTCCTTATGAGATTACTGAGCAGTTCATGAACAGACTCTTTAATGAGCATAAAATTGACTATATCATACATGGAGATGATCCTTGCCTGCTTCCAGATGGAACTGATGCTTATGCCTTGGCAAAGAGAGTTGGCCGTTACAAGCAGATCAAGCGCACTGAAGGGGTTTCCAGCACAGATATTGTAG GAAGAATACTTTCTTCTATGAGGGATAGGAATGCTTCTGAAGATCAACATGATAGGCCTTTAAATGGGGATCCTCATAAAGAAAGTCAACCCAAGGGTGCCCGTTCATCTCAATTTCTACCGACATCCCGGCGAATTGTGCAATTTTCTAATGGAATG GGACCTGGACCAAATGCTCGTGTTGTGTACATTGATGGGGCATTTGATCTCTTCCACGCTGGACATGTTGAG ATCTTGAAGCGTGCTCGGCAGCTTGGAGACTTTTTACTGGTTGGAGTCCATAATGACCAAACTGTGAG TGAACACAGAGGGCAGCACTATCCAATCATGCATGTACATGAGCGCAGTCTTAGTGTACTGGCTTGCCGTTATGTTGATGAAGTCATTATTGGTGCTCCTTGGGAAGTCACAAAGGATATG ATAACAACTTTCAACATTTCTTTGGTAGTGCATGGGACGATTTCTGAGAACAACTTTTCATCATCT AGCGAAAGTGATCCATATTCTGTTCCAAAGAGCATGGGAATCTTCAAGTTGCTTGACAGCCCCAGCAATATAACAACCACTGCAGTAGCCCAGAGAATAGTTGCAAACCATGATGCATATGTG AAACGCAATGCCAAGAAGGCAGCGAGCGAGAAGAAATACTATGCAGAAAAGAAATATGTGTCAGGAGACTAG
- the LOC107417658 gene encoding uncharacterized protein LOC107417658, whose amino-acid sequence MEGYVVMGRGKGMGMATMRTKLKRKEVEELDQVSHDFSDFSLSSPARKIRRLDAELPPIMEEEEPEILPPFSSSSSSSSSPSVGVGEGNNRRGGLVIEELNCDPDPSPPCKEDKAIVLFNPANPLLIHRSPSTLSFSVDSGIISGFKDQFIRSTQYGQQKSDEEDETVSNSNECRAVVPYAPSQFLPPGSGMEVSQAMTEPPEELMEGGDTMEIEEGLGSLPQAQPNGGFGGMGLHQWQQQHCMIPQPPQQTSTPITWFR is encoded by the exons ATGGAGGGGTATGTGGTAATGGGAAGGGGAAAAGGGATGGGCATGGCGACGATGAGAACCAAGTTGAAGAGGAAAGAGGTGGAGGAGCTTGATCAAGTCAGCCATGACTTCTctgatttttctctctcttctcccgCTAGAAAGATTCGCCGTCTG GATGCTGAGTTACCGCCAATCATGGAAGAAGAAGAGCCCGAAATTCTCCCTCCtttttcgtcttcttcttcttcttcttcttctccttctgtTGGGGTTGGAGAAGGTAACAACAGAAGAGGTGGTTTGGTAATTGAGGAGTTGAACTGTGATCCGGACCCATCACCGCCCTGCAAAGAAGACAAAGCAATCGTTCTCTTCAACCCTGCAAATCCTCTTCTTATCCACCGTTCACCTtctactctctctttctccgtCGACTCTGGAATCATTTCTGGCTTCAAAG atCAATTTATAAGGTCTACCCAATATGGGCAGCAGAAGTCGGATGAGGAAGATGAAACGGTGAGCAACAGCAATGAATGCAGAGCAGTTGTTCCTTATGCACCGTCCCAATTTCTTCCTCCTGGTTCAGGAATGGAGGTTTCCCAAGCAATGACAGAGCCTCCTGAGGAATTGATGGAAGGTGGGGATACAATGGAGATTGAAGAAGGCTTGGGTAGCTTACCACAAGCACAACCCAATGGTGGGTTTGGTGGGATGGGTTTGCATCAATGGCAGCAACAACACTGCATGATTCCACAGCCACCACAGCAAACCTCCACACCCATCACATGGTTCAGATAA